The following coding sequences lie in one Glycine soja cultivar W05 chromosome 16, ASM419377v2, whole genome shotgun sequence genomic window:
- the LOC114389748 gene encoding uncharacterized protein LOC114389748 has protein sequence MNYSLLERTCCALVWADHRLRQYMLNYTTWLVSKMDLVKYIFKKPALTRRIAWWQVLLSEFDIVYVTQKAVKRIALADYLAQQPINVYQPMHPEFPNEDIMTLFKEEVGDEDRDKWIVWFDGVSNALGHGIGAVLVSPDKQYIPFTAKLCFDCTNNIAEYEACTVGIRVAIDFRVKLLKVYGDSTLVIHQLKGEWETRDHKLMPYQAYVRKLMEFFDDISFHHIPREENQITDALATLVSMFKVSQHKDLSYIEFKCRSEPAHCCLIEEEEDGKPWYFDIKQYIKDKEYPPEASDNDKRTL, from the coding sequence ATGAACTACTCTTTGCTAGAGAGGACGTGTTGTGCCTTGGTATGGGCAGATCACCGTCTGAGGCAGTATATGCTAAATTACACTACTTGGTTGGTGTCCAAGATGGATCTCGTCAAGTATATCTTCAAAAAGCCCGCTCTCACTAGAAGGATAGCTTGGTGGCAGGTTCTATTGTCAGAATTCGATATTGTCTATGTCACTCAGAAGGCAGTAAAGAGAATTGCCTTGGCAGATTACCTAGCTCAACAGCCCATCAATGTTTATCAACCTATGCATCCAGAATTCCCTAATGAGGATATCATGACCTTGTTTAAGGAGGAAGTAGGAGATGAGGACAGGGATAAGTGGATTGTGTGGTTTGATGGTGTATCTAATGCACTAGGCCATGGaattggggcagtattggtttCCCCGGACAAACAATATATACCTTTCACGGCTAAGTTATGCTTCGACTGCACAAACAACATAGCGGAGTACGAGGCATGTACCGTTGGGATCCGAGTGGCGATCGACTTCAGGGTCAAGTTACTCAAGGTATACGGGGACTCAACATTGGTAATTCATCAATTGAAGGGTGAATGGGAGACCAGAGATCACAAATTGATGCCTTACCAGGCTTACGTCAGGAAATTGATGGAATTCTTTGATGACATATCCTTTCATCACATTCCTAGAGAAGAAAATCAGATAACCGACGCCCTTGCCACTCTAGTGTCCATGTTCAAAGTAAGCCAGCACAAAGATTtgtcgtacatcgaattcaaatgtCGTAGTGAGCCCGCACATTGTTGTTTGATAGAAGAAGAGGAggatggtaagccttggtacTTCGATATCAAACAATACATCAAAGACAAGGAATACCCGCCTGAGGCCTCTGACAACGACAAAAGGACATTATGA